One Thunnus maccoyii chromosome 14, fThuMac1.1, whole genome shotgun sequence genomic window carries:
- the si:ch211-195b21.5 gene encoding uncharacterized protein si:ch211-195b21.5 gives MYRPGKPAHGPPPFGPPPPHGPPFRLGGPCGVPPPGHLPPPGPCGPFLASAPDSHFLHNRPPRGHFIRPHCSSFSIDRNTMIALGGNQQIVPPVEPLRHQVPQWNPTPVEHHPPDNSDRAGEEFLRCIAANKPLPDYLKGNMAYNLADAFKSANVLKEAVKSDPEFQKHLTKSKSRSRSRGRSRGRSRGRSRAKSRAKSRARSKSRARSRSRGRSKSRAGSKSRGRSKSRARSRSWSQSQSKKGHTRSKSRVRRSKSRSSSNEKSYAKDRKRKRSPSNSCSSSNASCSNNLTGSSLLEGLKLVMNSKELEDRLPTLKDAILTIQASDESKKVEYVSEEQHDSQENSASLENDSMLLPHDRVGSDFSWLQVQSQEDTVVRKTAEFDDEESFLYGNEDTGEKQSNTALFAAYSQIGEHVKPQHNKMESCALDSQHHQNKSIFSNCGDLLDSKQPLQISSSGLASANLDSSECEKIKNILKSLGTVDIREIMGKMQGQKEGKHLSPAQLPGPDPAVAAVGLPALSNPNVRQALESLQSLIKATKDKRTKSDGSGTSQTSSDKHKAGDDERSKEKKARISKMEFLMKEMEGLLKLDGLSFLTPVIGFYCQKCEEFIGDLNSAENHAAIHCHSNSSCEKVQMDKHPGDSKGHSRYSSSSSNQHPHPSERRDHRGYGSHRDSGDHRNLGEYQRNWRDERDHRSNHDNDRRNLRAGQENISLKEEMRRERMLITVSRGLTPPPNVRVKEEGNNELAVRGHGKLKVEDSDSRGSKNSREDGKKKDESSDSSDDDKGKTRNAKSPKKKKKKKKEKKKKKEKGDKS, from the exons CCCCACTGTAGCAGCTTCTCCATAGACCGTAATACCATGATTGCTTTGGGAGGCAACCAGCAGATTGTCCCTCCTGTAGAACCACTGCGCCATCAGGTCCCACAGTGGAATCCCACTCCTGTGGAACATCATCCACCAGACAACAG TGACCGAGCTGGCGAGGAATTCCTGAGATGTATTGCTGCTAACAAGCCTCTCCCAGACTATCTGAAAGGGAACATGGCATACAACCTGGCTGATGCATTTAAGTCAGCTAATGTCCTGAAGGAAGCAGTCAAATCAGACCCTGAGTTCCAGAAACATCTGACCAAGAGCAAAAGTCGCAGCAGAAGTCGTGGCAGAAGTCGCGGAAGAAGTCGTGGCAGAAGCCGTGCCAAATCTCGAGCCAAGAGCCGTGCACGGAGCAAGAGCCGAGCGCGCAGCCGAAGCAGAGGAAGGAGCAAAAGCCGTGCTGGCAGCAAAAGTCGAGGTAGAAGCAAAAGCAGGGCTCGCAGTAGGAGTTGGAGCCAGAGCCAAAGCAAGAAAGGTCACACACGGAGCAAAAGCCGGGTCAGGAGGTCAAAGTCACGAAGTAGCAGTAATGAGAAAAGCTACgccaaagacagaaagagaaagaggagccCCAGCAACAGCTGCAGTAGCAGCAATGCTAGCTGCAGTAATAATCTGACAGGCAGTAGTCTGTTAGAGGGACTGAAGCTGGTCATGAACAGCAAAGAATTGGAAGACAGGTTGCCCACCCTCAAAGATGCTATCCTCACTATTCAG GCGTCGGATGAAAGCAAAAAAGTGGAGTATGTGTCTGAGGAGCAACATGACAGTCAGGAGAATTCAGCATCGTTGGAAAATGACAGTATGCTCCTTCCCCATGACAGAGTAGGCAGTGACTTCTCTTGGCTCCAGGTGCAAAGTCAGGAAGACACTGTGGTCAGGAAAACTGCAGAGTTTGATGACGAAGAGTCATTCTTGTATGGGAATGAAGacactggagaaaaacaatCCAATACTGCACTTTTTGCAGCATATTCCCAGATTGGAGAACACGTCAAACCGCAGCATAACAAAATGGAGAGTTGCGCTCTTGACAGTCAGCATCATCAGAATAAGTCCATATTCAGTAACTGTGGGGATCTGCTTGATTCGAAGCAACCCCTTCAAATCAGTTCCTCAGGCTTAGCCTCTGCTAATCTGGACAGTAGTGAGTGTGAGAagataaaaaacatattgaaaagTCTAGGCACAGTGGACATCCGTGAGATAATGGGAAAGATGCAGGGGCAGAAGGAGGGGAAGCATCTGTCTCCTGCACAACTTCCTGGTCCAGACCCAGCAGTAGCAGCCGTGGGATTGCCAGCACTGAGTAACCCCAATGTACGGCAAGCTTTGGAGTCTCTACAGTCACTCATCAAAG cAACCAAGGATAAGCGGACAAAAAGCGATGGCAGTGGCACATCTCAGACGTCCTCTGATAAGCACAAG GCAGGTGACGATGAGCGCAGCAAGGAGAAAAAAGCCAGAATAAGTAAaatggaatttttaatgaaagaaaTGGAGGGACTGTTGAAACTGGATG GATTGAGTTTTCTGACACCAGTGATTGGGTTTTACTGCCAGAAATGTGAGGAGTTCATTGGAGATTTGAATAGTGCTGAAAACCATGCAGCCATCCACTGCCATAGTAACTCTAGCTGT GAGAAAGTGCAGATGGACAAGCATCCTGGAGACAGCAAAGGACATTCACGCTAttctagcagcagcagtaaccaACACCCACACCCCTCAGAGAGAAGAGATCACAGGGGTTACGGTTCCCATAGAGATTCAGGAGACCACAGGAATCTCGGAGAATACCAACGAAACTGGAGGGATGAGAGAGATCACAGAAGCAATCATGACAATGACCGCCGAAATCTCAGGGCTGGGCAGGAAAACATCTCCTtgaaggaggagatgaggagggagaggatgCTCATAACAGTGTCCCGTGGACTGACACCGCCTCCAAACGTCAGGGTCAAGGAGGAGGGGAATAATGAGCTGGCTGTCAGGGGCCATGGTAAACTCAAAGTGGAAGACTCAGACAGCAGGGGCTCCAAGAACAGCAGAGAggatggcaaaaaaaaagatgaaagcagtgacagcagtgacGATGACAAAGGAAAAACACGTAATGCAAAATcacctaaaaagaaaaagaagaagaagaaggagaaaaagaagaagaaggagaaggggGATAAGTCCTGA